The DNA sequence CTGGATCGATTTGGATTTCTTCTTTTTTGACTTTACGGTCTAAGATTTTAAGGATTTCTGAGGCGTCATGTTTACGGATTGTATCTTTGTACTCCACCATTAACGTTTCAGAAATCATATTAATTGAACGAACACGCCCTTCCCCTAACTCTGTTAACACGCGGTTTCCAACGTCAGGTAATCGTTTCATTAATTCCACATACGTCTCATTCTCGTATTTTAAACAACATAAAAGTTTTCCACAAATCCCCGAAATCTTTGATGGATTTAATGATAACTGTTGATTTTTCGCCATCTTAATCGTTACCGTTGCAAACTCCCCTAAAAATGATGTACAACATAACACACGTCCACATGGACCTAATCCACCAATCATTTTTGCTGCATCACGAACCCCAATTTGACGAAGTTCAATACGTAAACGGAACGTATACGCTAAATCCTTAACTAACTGTCTAAAATCGACGCGACCTTCAGCCGTAAAATAGAAAATTAACTTCGTACGATCAAACGTATATTCACAACCTAAAAGCTGCATATCTAACTTATTTTTAACGATTAACTGCTCACAAGCCTCAATTGCATAAGCTTCATCCGCCTTATTTTGACGATGCTTCTCAATATCCTCTTCCGTCGCAATTCGCATCACAGGTTTTAGCGGTAAAAACACATCTTCCTCACCAACCAGCTTCGGAGCAATTACAACCGTACCAAACTCCATCCCGCGAACCGTTTCAACTAAAACATAATCGCCTTTTTTAAGCTCAAACCCATTTGGATCAAAGAAATACTTCTTCCCAACCTGCTTAAACTGAACCCCTACTACTTCATATTGCATGACTAAAATCCTCCTCTCATCTCTAAGAATAACTGATCAAAACAAAGCATCACATTCGCATTCGCCATCAAACGCTTCTCCGCCTCCAAAAGCGCACGCAACTTATTCAAACACGACGTCGTCGTATTTGCTTGCTCACTTGTGGAAAGTGAAGAAGGATACAACCTAAAAGCAAGCTGCTCAGTCTTACCTAGCTTCATCCTTAGTACATCCTCATAATAAATCATAAAAAGCTTTAAATATAATAACTGAGAATCCTTTTCCTTAAAAAGATCCTGATGTTGCATGAACAAAATAGACGGATCTAACTTCGTCTTTACAAAACAATCCTCAGTTTTCAAAACAAAATCAATTAACGATGCCAAACGCTCCGATTCCGCTAACTTAATCCCTTCATCTAAATTTTGCGTTAACGACGCGACAATCGCCGCATACTGATTCACTCCCGCTTCACAGTACTGCTTAATTAACTCCTCATGGGGTAACGATTTAAAAGAAAGGATAACCGCGCGTGAACGAATCGTCGGTAACAACATCTGTTTATTCTCCGTTAATAAAAGCGCATAAGTATTCTTCATTGGCTCCTCTAAAAACTTTAACAAACTATTCGCTGCACTCACCGACATCTTATCAGCATCTTCAATAATATAAACCTTCGCCGAATTCTCCGCCGCCATCTTTGAAAACTCCGATTGCAACGTCTGAATCTGCTCCTTTTTAATACTATTTCCTTCTGGGCGAATCACATAAACATTCACGTGTCCCTCATTCTCAATCATCTGACAACTTCGACACGTTCCACAAATCTTATCCTCTGATTCACACAATAACATTTTAGCAAAATTCTTCGCAACAAACAACTTTCCGACACCTTTAGCGCCCTCTAAAATATACGCATGAACTAAGCGATTCTTATGATAACTATTCACTAAAAATCGAACCACCTCAGACTGGCGATCTGAAACTTTTTCCCATCCGCGCACACGCGTCACCTCCTTTCAAATCCATCTTGCTTATTTATTCAACTTACTTAAAATTAATGCACAAACCTCATCTGTCAATGCCTCAACAGACTTTGTCGCATCCACAGAAACAATACGCTCTGGATTCATTTTTGCTTGCTTTTTATATCCTTCATAAACTAACTCATGGAAGGCTAATCCCTCTAAATCTAAACGATTTACCTCACGAGAATCATTCGCTGCAATACGAGCTAACCCAATTTCAGGCTTAATATCAAAAAAGATTGTTAAATCCGGCATAAACCCTTCAATCGCGAACTGATTAATCTCACGAACTTCATCCATCCCAATGCCACGAGCATAACCTTGATACACAATTGAACTATCCACAAAGCGATCGCATAACACAATACGACCTTCATCCATAGCCGGTTTCACCTTCTCAACTAAATGTTGACGACGGGCAGCAGCGTAAAGTAAAGCTTCCGTACGACAATCCATCTCCGTATGATCACGATCTAAAATGACCTCACGAATTTTCTCAGCAATCTTAATCCCACCCGGTTCACGTGTATATAACGTCTCGATTCCAAGTGTTGATAACTTATCGATTACCGCATTCGCAATCGTCGTCTTTCCGGCACCTTCTCCGCCTTCTAGTGTAATAAATAATCCACTCATCGTCTAAACTCCTTTATCAAAAAATCAAATATCAAACAACATTATCTCACAAATACCCCCTATTTTAAAGAAATTTATCTCCACCTCATTATGGATTAAAAAGCATTGTATTGGAAAAAATATAACCATCCTACGATAAGGAGTTTTAACAACATGATGAAAAAATATCTTATTTTCCTACTTTGTATCATCACCTTAGGATGTACTCACACAACTAACGAAAACAAAACGACGTCTACCCTCAAAGTAGCCACAACCATTTACCCATTAACCTATTTTACCCAGCAAATTGGAGGTCAATACGTCAACACAACCCAACTAGTACAAGACGAAGCTGATATCCACAACTATAAGCTCACGGTAAACGCCTTAAACACTGCTCAAAAATCAGACTTAGTCATTTACATCGATCCAACCCTCGAACCTTATACCCTCGACCTTACCTCTATTATTGACGAGCAACATATTCCTTCAATTAATATGTTAACCGAAGTAAAAAAACAAACAGCCCCCGAAATTGGACAAGGACAAACCCTCATTAGTGGAACACTCACCGTCGAAGAATCATCTGGACACTCCCAAGCTATCCCACAACATAAAGATGGTCGCTCAGAACAAACCTTGTCTAAAGTATATAACCATCTTTGGCTACATCCATCGTATGCTATCATCATGTGTGAAGTCATCAAAAATGAACTCACCGCATTTCGACCAGAATACGAAGCTATCTTCCAAGCAAACTACAATCAATTAAAGGAAAAACTCCTCACACTCAATCAAGCCTTCGAAAGCTTAAGTGATGCTCCAAACAAATATTTCATCACGACACATGACGCGTTCTCTACATGGCAAAGTTATGGACTCATTCAAATCCCCATCCTAGACTATTATGAAAACAAACTCCCACAACAAGACCTTCAGCAGCTCATCAATACCTCGCTAACATTAAACCTATACTACCTTTTCCAAGAACCTAACATCGACTCAAGCATCATCGAACAAATCCAAAACAGTCTTAACCTAGAAAGCATCCCCCTCTATACCCTCGCCACCCTCACCGAAGAACAAATCCAAAACGGTGACGACTACTTTAGCATCATGTACGAAAACATCAATCATTTAAAACGTGAACTCTATTAAGAAGGATAAAACATAAAAACTATATCATCGCTTCATTCATTCATCATAGTCAAACTTTAAAATTCCCCTATCTATTAAAGAAACATTTATCTACATAGACGGGGGGCGGCCCTATGTGTGGATAACAGATACCATCTCAATAATAGATTGAGTCACGTAGCATCGGGAAGCTATGGGTAATAAAAAAAATAGGAGACAAATCATTAGAAAATTTATTTATGAGAGAAAGATCGGTTAGCCCTCTTTCTCTGTAATGCCCATTATAGAATTTTCTTCAACGATGATGTCTCCTCCTAATTATTATCTGTACATAACAAAAAAAGAGCCATCAACCGATGACTCTTTTCTTTACTCTATAAAAACTATTCTTCTTCAATTTTAACGTCAACAATTTGACTAAAAACTACACGCTTTAAAGTTGAATCTGTGATAACTAAAAGTTGTTCATAATGTTCGTCATAATGAGAAATTGTCCCTGAAACTACAAAAGACTCACCATTTTCATCAGCCACTGTCAGCTGAACTGGCAATTTATCATCAAACGCACGCTTTAATCCTTTATACCCTGAAGTTTCTTTGTTCGTAATCACTTGTGTATATTTCGAAAGATCCTCAAGATTTAAAGCGTCATTAGGTTGAATCATGCTTTGTGTCGGTTGATCTTGTCGACTGAATAATTTATTTATGAATTTTAGTGCCATATTTGCCTCCTGTATAATTCAACAAATAACTCGTTGCTCCCCTTATTTCACCCTATCTACTATAAATTATAACATAAACTCTTTGATAAACAAACAAAGACCTTATAATTATATTTTCATTTTTTACCTCTCCATCACCTTGAAAGACAACATCTGACAAATATCAATTTTACTCCTCGATATCCGTCAAAGGTTTCAATAATTCCTCTGGATAATCGACACGCTGTAAATAAAGCCCCTGTGGTTTAGCCGTATGTCCTGCTAAACGACGATCCCTCATTTCAAGGATTTTTTTAATATCTTCTGGTTGTTTACGCCCTTCACCGACCTGAATGAGCGTCCCAACCATAATACGAATCATATATCGTAAAAATCCATTTCCAACAAAAATAAATGTTAACTCACCCTCTTCATCAAGCAACTCCGCCCGATAAATCGTACGCTCTTTATTGATCTCATCTAAGTTCCCACAAAACGATGTAAAATCATGCGTTCCTAATAAATACGTCATCGCCTCACGCATCTTCGCCACATCCAACGGACGACGATGATAATAAACATAATGACGCTTCATGGGATTATACGTATTTAATGACAACTTATAGCGATACTCTTTAATCTTACCATGATAGCGCGAATGAAACTCAGGATGAACCTCATGGCTATCTAAAACATAAATATCCTCTGGTAACATCGAATTGAGCGCCCTAACATAACGCGTTCCATCCATATTAACCTCACTATCAAAATGAAATACCTGTCCATAAGCATGAACACCTGTATCCGTACGTCCTGAACTATGAATCGTAATCGGTACCTTACAAATCTTCTCTAATGCTGCCTCAATCTCACCTTGAACCGTACGCTGTCCTGGCTGACGCTGATAACCATTAAATAACGTTCCATCATACGCCACCGTACACTTAATTCTTTTCATAATTCGCCACCTTAAAAAATAATTGCCCCAATAAATAGAGCCCCACAAACTAAAACAAGCACCGTATCTGATACTTTCCAATTTAAACGATTAATACTCGTTCTCAAACGCCCCGGCACATAACCACGAACCTCCATCGCATTCGCCAACTCATCGGCACGTTTGAAGGATAAAATGAATAAAGGTACAAGCAGAGAAATCAGTTGCATCACCTTATCTTTAAATTTTCCTTCACTAATATCCACACCACGTGACGCCTGCGCCTTTAAAATCTTTTGAGTCTCCTCGAATAACGTTGGAATAAATCGCAGTGCAATTGAAATCATCAAGGCTAACTCAGATACAGGGAATCCGATCTTCTTTAAAGGCTTAAATAATGACTCCAGTGCTAACGTTAAATCAGACGGCTTCGTCGTCAACGTTAGAAGTGTTGAAATCAACACAACAATGATTAATCGGATACTCATAAAGAATCCTAAATTTAAGCCTTCATCATAAATTTCAATCGGTCCTAAACTAAAAATAACCTGGCCTTGCCTATTAAAAATTATTTGCAAAACAAACGTTAAAATTACAAAGAAAAACACAGGTTTTAAACTTCTCATAAAATAATTCAATGGAATTTTCGTTAACGTCATGGCGACTAACTCCGCTACAATTAACAACCCCATGAATAACCAACTATCAATCAAAAAGCTTGCCACCACGAATAATGACGTCGCCACAAGCTTAGCACGTGGATCTAGTCGATGCCAAAATGATTGACCTGGTAAGTATTGACCAATAACAATCCCATTCACCAACTATCGCCTCCCTACTAAAGCTTCAATCTGACTAACAAACTCGTCTGTCGTTAACGGCAGTTTATCCACAGATAATCCGACTTTTTTCGCTAACTGATGATAATTTTGTGCGGCAATCGGCAATGTAATTCCACACTCTTTTAATGCTTCAACTTCTTTGAACACTTGTTGTGGTGTTCCTTTTAACTTCATGACACCACGATGCATCACAATCATTTCCTCAGCATACTCTGCCACTAAATTCATATCGTGCGTCACTAACACAATCGTTTTTCCATACTGCTTATGTAATATATTGAACATTTCCATCATTTCATG is a window from the Turicibacter bilis genome containing:
- a CDS encoding PSP1 domain-containing protein: MQYEVVGVQFKQVGKKYFFDPNGFELKKGDYVLVETVRGMEFGTVVIAPKLVGEEDVFLPLKPVMRIATEEDIEKHRQNKADEAYAIEACEQLIVKNKLDMQLLGCEYTFDRTKLIFYFTAEGRVDFRQLVKDLAYTFRLRIELRQIGVRDAAKMIGGLGPCGRVLCCTSFLGEFATVTIKMAKNQQLSLNPSKISGICGKLLCCLKYENETYVELMKRLPDVGNRVLTELGEGRVRSINMISETLMVEYKDTIRKHDASEILKILDRKVKKEEIQIDPELKQLID
- the holB gene encoding DNA polymerase III subunit delta'; amino-acid sequence: MRGWEKVSDRQSEVVRFLVNSYHKNRLVHAYILEGAKGVGKLFVAKNFAKMLLCESEDKICGTCRSCQMIENEGHVNVYVIRPEGNSIKKEQIQTLQSEFSKMAAENSAKVYIIEDADKMSVSAANSLLKFLEEPMKNTYALLLTENKQMLLPTIRSRAVILSFKSLPHEELIKQYCEAGVNQYAAIVASLTQNLDEGIKLAESERLASLIDFVLKTEDCFVKTKLDPSILFMQHQDLFKEKDSQLLYLKLFMIYYEDVLRMKLGKTEQLAFRLYPSSLSTSEQANTTTSCLNKLRALLEAEKRLMANANVMLCFDQLFLEMRGGF
- the tmk gene encoding dTMP kinase — its product is MSGLFITLEGGEGAGKTTIANAVIDKLSTLGIETLYTREPGGIKIAEKIREVILDRDHTEMDCRTEALLYAAARRQHLVEKVKPAMDEGRIVLCDRFVDSSIVYQGYARGIGMDEVREINQFAIEGFMPDLTIFFDIKPEIGLARIAANDSREVNRLDLEGLAFHELVYEGYKKQAKMNPERIVSVDATKSVEALTDEVCALILSKLNK
- a CDS encoding metal ABC transporter solute-binding protein, Zn/Mn family; translation: MMKKYLIFLLCIITLGCTHTTNENKTTSTLKVATTIYPLTYFTQQIGGQYVNTTQLVQDEADIHNYKLTVNALNTAQKSDLVIYIDPTLEPYTLDLTSIIDEQHIPSINMLTEVKKQTAPEIGQGQTLISGTLTVEESSGHSQAIPQHKDGRSEQTLSKVYNHLWLHPSYAIIMCEVIKNELTAFRPEYEAIFQANYNQLKEKLLTLNQAFESLSDAPNKYFITTHDAFSTWQSYGLIQIPILDYYENKLPQQDLQQLINTSLTLNLYYLFQEPNIDSSIIEQIQNSLNLESIPLYTLATLTEEQIQNGDDYFSIMYENINHLKRELY
- the truA gene encoding tRNA pseudouridine(38-40) synthase TruA → MKRIKCTVAYDGTLFNGYQRQPGQRTVQGEIEAALEKICKVPITIHSSGRTDTGVHAYGQVFHFDSEVNMDGTRYVRALNSMLPEDIYVLDSHEVHPEFHSRYHGKIKEYRYKLSLNTYNPMKRHYVYYHRRPLDVAKMREAMTYLLGTHDFTSFCGNLDEINKERTIYRAELLDEEGELTFIFVGNGFLRYMIRIMVGTLIQVGEGRKQPEDIKKILEMRDRRLAGHTAKPQGLYLQRVDYPEELLKPLTDIEE
- a CDS encoding energy-coupling factor transporter transmembrane component T family protein → MNGIVIGQYLPGQSFWHRLDPRAKLVATSLFVVASFLIDSWLFMGLLIVAELVAMTLTKIPLNYFMRSLKPVFFFVILTFVLQIIFNRQGQVIFSLGPIEIYDEGLNLGFFMSIRLIIVVLISTLLTLTTKPSDLTLALESLFKPLKKIGFPVSELALMISIALRFIPTLFEETQKILKAQASRGVDISEGKFKDKVMQLISLLVPLFILSFKRADELANAMEVRGYVPGRLRTSINRLNWKVSDTVLVLVCGALFIGAIIF